TAAGAGGCGTCCTAGCTAATCAACGTGTTTGAGCGATCAGATCTCTGGTCGAAATGTTTGAAAAATACTGCTCATGAACCTTGCAGTTTAGCAAAATTAATTGCACCATTTTCATGATTTTATGAAACAGTGAATCTAAAGGGCACAAGGTCTCATTCTACGCAATAAAATGAAGACTGTGTCTATTTTATACTGCGCGCTTGCGCTTTGGAGAACAAGACAAATTGTCGGTTTGGTGTGATGCTTAGAAAAATAAATGTAATGCCTTTGGCTCATAATTGGTGGAAAGACCCAATTTTTACAGCGACCGTAGTACTGGCGGTATTTTTGCATCTCGTGATTTTGACTCTGCAATTTACTATGCCTCAAGAAAATGATGCGGCAGTGAAAGAAATTGCTGTTACTTTGCGCCCTTCTGATCAAAAAATTGAAAACGCAGATTTTTTGGCACAAGCCGATCAACAGGGTTCAGGGACTTTTCGTGAGTCACATCGCATGTCGAGTGATATGCCTGCACCGATGCTTGAGCAAAGCACAGGCGAAGAGCAGCGTGAGACTTTAGAACAGATCCAACAAAAACGTGAACTGAATTTTGAAGAAAAGCTGTTGATGACGACTTTAAGTTGGCAAAAACAAGCTGAGGATAACCAGCGCAAAAAAGCTATGGAAGAAATGAATAGTCAGTTTCAAGCTAAAGCTGCAATGGTGGCCAGTCTTGAAGCACAATATTTACAACGCCAACAAAACTTTAGTCGTCAGCAAAAAATCAAAACTGTCGATGGTATTCAAGCCAAGCAAGATATTTCGGCAGCTTATCTTGAAAAGTTCCGTCAGAAAGTAGAATTTTATGGCAATCGTTACTATCCGGAAGCAGCTAAACAGCAGCGACTGGCAGGTGAAGTACGATTAATGGTGATTCTAAATGCGTCAGGAGGCATTCGCGCTATACGCCTGATTGATAGTTCAGGTCATGAAATGCTCGATGAAGCTGCAAAAGCCTCGGTACGTAAGGCAGCACCATTCGGTGGATTTGATGCCAAAATGAAGGATATTTCTGAGCTACGTATTGTGCGCACATGGCGTTTTGACCCAGCAGAGGCAGAATTTGAAGTGCACTGAGCTGTGCACTTCTTTATGCGAAATTATTATAATTAATTTAAATTAATAAGTTTTTTAAAAACAATTTGTTATTTTCTTGTTTTGTTTTTTAATCATTTTAAATTATAAAAAACAATAAATTAAATTTACCTCCTTAAACTTGAATTGATAATAAAAATAATTATCATTTGCAGTGTGTTTTTTGTTAAATATTTTTGAGCATAGAAGCATCTTTCTTTATAGCGAAGCGACGGGGTAAGAGCGTGCATGCATTTAAATATTCGATCCCTGTTATAAGGACATAGTTTTATGTACAACTCTCCAACATTAAATCGTTTTAAAGTTAGCCCACTGATGTTGGCTATGGCGGCAGCAACAGTATTTCTCCCGACGTTGGTATCTGCAGCAGCAATAGACAATGAAAGCACCCAGCTTGAAACCATCACTGTTCAGGCTGAGGAAGAGAATCCAGCCGTAACAGAAGGAACAAAGAGTTATACGGCTAAGAGTGCCAGTACTTCGACCAAATTAAATTTGTCACTTCGTGAAACACCGCAGTCGGTTAAAGTTTTAACTCGTGAGTATTTAGATGATGCAAATATTAATTCTTTCCAAGATATGCTAAATACTGTCACAGGTTTAGCTGCAAATCGTTGGGATGAGCGTCAATACCCTACTGCTCGTGGTTTTGACGTGGATTATTACTTATTTGATGGTGTTCCTAGCACAGTGGGTATGGATGCAAGTGACCCAGATCTCACCATATATGACCGAGTTGAATTGGTAAAAGGTGCCAATGGTTTAATGACAGGGGCAGGAAACCCAGCAATTGCCATTAATATGATCCGAAAACATGCAGATTCAAAAGAATTAACAGGGCGCTTAAGTACATCTTTTGGTTCATGGGACAATTATAGCTCTACTGCTGATATTTCTGCGCCTTTAACTCGTGATGGCGATGTTCGAGGTCGGTTAGTTGTGAAACATGAAAATAAAGATTCATTCATGGATGGATATGAAAAAGAAAATAATGTTCTTTATGGTGTAATTGATGCGGATTTGACAGATAGCACTTATGTATCTGTGGGGGCAAGCTATCAAAACCTTGAACGTGATGGTGTGAGATGGGGCGGCTTACCAGCTTTCTACAGTGATGGGACAAGAACGAATTTTGATCGATCAAAAATTGTTTCTTCAGATTGGACCTATTGGGACACTGATACGATTTCAGCTTTTGCGACAATGAAACAAAAGTTGTTTAAGGATGTTAATTTAAATATTAATTACTCTTATCGAGAACTAAAGCAAGAAACTGCG
This DNA window, taken from Acinetobacter sp. WCHA55, encodes the following:
- a CDS encoding energy transducer TonB, translating into MPLAHNWWKDPIFTATVVLAVFLHLVILTLQFTMPQENDAAVKEIAVTLRPSDQKIENADFLAQADQQGSGTFRESHRMSSDMPAPMLEQSTGEEQRETLEQIQQKRELNFEEKLLMTTLSWQKQAEDNQRKKAMEEMNSQFQAKAAMVASLEAQYLQRQQNFSRQQKIKTVDGIQAKQDISAAYLEKFRQKVEFYGNRYYPEAAKQQRLAGEVRLMVILNASGGIRAIRLIDSSGHEMLDEAAKASVRKAAPFGGFDAKMKDISELRIVRTWRFDPAEAEFEVH